GGCAGGTTTTAAAAGTGCTCACCATACACGTACCATATGATCCTGCGTGTAGGTACTTAGCCAGGAAACATGAAAGCATATGCCCAAAGACTTGTGTACAAATGCTCATAGCTGCTTTATTTCTAATGACCTAAAACTGTAAAGTCCATCACCTGGTTAGAGAAACAAATGGTGGGGCAGGCACATAGTGGAGCGCTGGGTGGCAACAAGGACGAGACACAAGGACTGTCCAGTCCACAAGGACTGGAACACACTGCcacatggataaacctcaaaatgattatgctgagtgaaagaagctagaccaAAACAAAGAGCACTCGctgtatgattgcatttattaaaaatttttttaaatgcaaacgGATACATGGtgagagaaacagagcagaagTTGCTAGGGCCgggaagggaaggggctggagggatTACAGAGCACCCCAAGGAAGCCTTTGGAGTGATGGACAGGTTCACTATGTTGATTGTGGTGCTGGTTTCCTGGGTGCattcatatgtcaaaacttacacCTGCCATATAACCCAGCCATTCCACTATCTGAATACCTACCCAAGAGAAGTACACAGGCCCAACTATAGTGGCCAGAAGCAGGTCACTGACGATTCTTTACCAAGAATATAGTTTCTGCAGAAAACTCCATTAGgctaatttctgtttcttgatgAGTTTTCTACACATTAAAGATGAACTACCTCCATTTTTtccacttacatttaaaatgtactaaaattatattcattGGGATCAGTTTTTTCCTTGCAAATATAAGATTTCTTAtgttgggggtgcctgagtggctcagtcggttaaacgtctgccttcggctcaggtcacgatcttagggtccagggatcaagtcccacatcgggttccctgctcagtggggagtctgcttctccctctgcccctgcgtcttctctctgctcatgctctctctctcttgctatctctctctctcaaataaataaataaataaaccttaaaaaaagattttctcataTTGATCAAATTCGCAATTAGAACTTGTGCCTACACACATCTTAGGTCTGTTATTCCCGAATGCTCAGGAGTCAGGCTTTTACCACGTGCACAGGTTTAGCCACCGTCAAATCATTTTGTTACTGTTCCTAGCAATAAAATTCATTATGAattctgttttttggaaaaatacttaTCATTTGCCTAAACCGTCCCACAGAGAAACAGTGAGCATATCCCTCAGTTGCCTAGATGCCCCTTGGTGCTGGCTCATTGTACagcctgtccagttttcccctgTTCTTCTTGTCTCTGTGTGCAACAATATCTGCTCTGGGACCTGTAAGCCATTTTCAGGGTTAGAGTATCCACAGGGATATGAAGGCAGATCAGAGAGTCTCACTTCACTTGTCAACAActtcattcataatttaaaaaaaaaatgaaaattagaacatCTACTAGTTTGgcaaaaatcagtgaatttgatATAAACCAGTATTGGTTTATATGTGGGGAAATGAGTACATTGAGGGAAAGCTAAAGCACGGGGCTAGATAACACCTCCCATGAAGGAAATGTGGCACTATATCTCGTACGTACCCCTACCGCACAACGTAATTTTGAGAAGGTGAGTCCCTGTGTGCTAATACGAAAATAACTCTAATTTGCTAAATGAATCAGGAAGTCAGAGCAGTATGAACAGTGACTAAATAAGAAGGGTATTATACATAAATCTATTCGTGGGCATGGAAAGTTTCGGAAGATACACAAGAAACCATCACTCGGATTCTGCAGGCTCTACCCAATCCATGGCCTCCCATCAGTGTTCCCTGAGCATGAGCCCTGTCTCCCCAGGAAGGAGACCCAAGTGTCAGCTACAGGTGACAGGCCCAAtgagcagagaagggaaaaactAAGGACAAGGATTTGAGCATGTGAAAGGAGAGAGTGCCAGGAGAATCTGTTCTGGATCCTGGGAAGCTCTGAGGAGGAGGGATGATTTGTAAGTGGAAAGAAACCACTGGTACTATAGCTCCTCCAAATTTGTCCCAAATCCTCCACACCCACCCCTACTCCCTAACCTGAGCACATCTGGCCACACCATTCCCACCTGCAAGCTCTGGGTTCAGGACTGTCCAGGAAGGGTGAGGGCAGGTCCTGAGTTGCTGCCATGGCTGTTTCTGCTCTTTGGACCATGTGGCCTATGGCTTGGGGTTTGTCTCACTCTGTGACTGACATTGAGTTTTGTTCAGTGTTTAGAGGGTATCTGGTGTCTGACACCAGGGCACAAAGCTTATATACCCAGTAGGGAGATTAAGAAACTGACTTTAGAAGAGACAGACCAAAGCCAACGAAAGGAATCACGGACATGCCAACTCTAATCTTAGTATTGTTGGCTCTCAGTGAAGGCAGATAAAATTTGGTTGctttattttatcaaatgttaaTACACTACGGAGCCATGGGCCACCCAGATCAATTTGCAAGTCCTCTTAGGTAGCCTAGGCATTCCAGGGCTCATAAGTGCACAGACGATATACACCCGAGTGCCCCTGCATAAGTATAAGGTTACCCAGCATCTCATCACCAGCTGGCTCTAGAGCCCACATCTATAAGCATGTATAGCGTGTCATGCTCTGCTCTGAAAGCTTCACATCTGTCCTAATTTCATTGTCACACAACCCTCTGGCCATATTCCCAAGGCCACATAGCTGATGAGGGGTAAAACAGGGGGTTTGTTTGAACCCAGACAGACTGATGAATCCTGAAAATACTCATGGCTGCTTCATCAGTCCCTGTTGCAGCCCCAGCAGGAAAAGACAGGGTCCTTGGTCTTCCTCACCCAAATTCCTCCCTCATGCTCCTGTACCCTCTGCCATCTGTCTTTGCAACCAGAACATAGGACCATCTTGCACTTGAAACATGTGCACACAGTGAACAGGTGAACAGGTATGAGACTGTTGCTTGTTGCAACAActgcccagccaggagcctgggGGTTTCTTTCTGGAGCCTGCCATCTCTAATCCTCAAGTGGCTAATCCTGCATTTAGGCTTGATCTAGGCCCTGACCAGAGTGGGCAGTTGACCTGAGGCCATCGAGATCTCTTTCTCAGGAATTCACAGATGGACATAAGCAATTCTGGTTGAGGGCAGACTCCTGCCTGGGGTTGGCCATGTGGACTGAGCATCAGATGGCCACGCTACAAAACTTCAGACTGGGGTCATTCTTCCAATAGACTCAGACCCACACCCCTCCTTCTGAGTCACCTCACCTCACAGAAGTGCTCCAGGGCCCATCTGCACTGATTTAATAAGCAGAGACTCTGAGTGTGAGATCCAGACCATACCTGGCCTGTCACCCCAGATCTCCTTGTTCCAACTTCAAAAATCAAGATTTAGGAAACCACAATTGCCACTGACATACAAGCAATTCCACCTTGTTAGAGGGTGACAGAGGGAGGACAGATTTGCTGGGGGAGGATTTTGATTGAGTCAGGGAGGGCAGGTAGGAAGAAGTCCAGAAAGCATCtcttcatagatatatatatacatattatatatatatatttatatttatatttatatttatttatttcatctttgttttcttgggaGTAAAGGGCTCATTGGGTCTGTTGGGAGTGGGGTCGGATCAGGAGGCGGCGGTCAGTTCTGGGAGATCTGTGGTCTCCATTTCATAATACCCCTTTGCATTAGAAAAGGTCTTCCCCTTCAAGATCTCTGTGAGTTGCTGTAGTCGCTTGGCAAAAGAAAGTACTTGGGGAGCTTTAGTGATAGGTGGGGGAGCATGTGGGGgtagggggcggggtggggttgGGGCCGGGGGTTTGGGTCGAGGTCGAGGTCGAGATgcaggggggctgggaggaggttGAGGAGGGCGTTGGAAGTACCAAGGAGGGCGAGCAGAAGGGCGGGCAGAGGGTTGTCTAGCCGGGATTGCTTGAGAAGTCggatggggaggggtgggcagttGAGCCATGTGCAAGGCATTAGAACCGATCTTGGAAGCAATCCAGTTCAGATAGGGCCAGGTGGCCGTGTAGACTCCGGGGCGCTTAGCTCGGGCACAGCCTACCCCCCAGCTTGTGACTCCCACGACCACATAGGTGTTTGCCACGTTGTCTCTGCACATGAGAGGCCCGCCGCTGTCCCCCTGCCCAGAAGGACACAGAAGTCACTCTCTGTCTGAGCCACTTTTCCCCTGCCCAGAAGGGCCATAGGCTCTGGAAGGACAGTTTCTTCAGTCACATGGCTTCTTGCTGCCATGAACACAAGTGGTGGTGGTAAACTTTGAGTTGGTATCAACAGCTTCAGGTGGATGGAAGAAGGGGATGGTTTGTCACGGGTCTCCTTGCagtgaggagggaagaaaagcGACCCATATGTCCACGTATGAGGCTTTATGCATGCATGGGCATGTGTGTACAAGTGGATTTGAAGGTTTTGTATTCTGGTGAGGAGAGGTAAGCATTCTCTTCCAGGGTGGTGTTCGGGTGGTATGATCTCTGTGTCACGGTGGGATAAAGCTGTCTGTGTGGTGACTGGTTCTTTGTAGGGGCCCCAGGTATCACCTCCCGTCCTCACTGCTACAAGATGGGACCAGGGAAAGGGTCACTGAAGCAGGGCCCTGGAGGGAGTGGAGTTCAGGGATTCACAAAAGAGGTGTTCGCAGGGAAAGGGGCGCCCGAAGGGAAGTTACCTGGCAGGTGTCGATCTTGCCTTCAGGGTACCCTGCACACACATTGGTTGAACGAATGCGCCCGTTGTACCACTGGGTGGAGTTACATAAGTCGAGGTCGATGAGGTTCACACGGGCCTCCTGCAGTATAGGTGCGATCCTGTAGGCTACAGTCAGGCGGCTCGGTGGTCAGCAATCACAGAAGACACGTTTTGGGaaagccctgcctcctccctccacgGAACCCCCATCATCCTGAAATGCTCTACTTCAACCTAAAATCCATGAAAGCCAATGCCCCTGGCCTCTCCTCAGATACTTGTGAAGGATGTGGGGTGGTGGAGGCATATGCAGGTGAAGAGGAGGGGCAGTGCATGGAGGATGAGCAGATGCGGCTGCAGGAATGTGTGTTGATGCCAGATGATTATTCACAGCTACAGCCAGGATGTGTCACCTCATTTACACCCCATAGTGACCCCCTGTGTTAAGCGCTGTGACTCACCTTGCCTCCAATCAAGAGCTTGGAGCACCACTTGCCCAAACATCCTGGTAGGGATGTGGTGTGGCTTGGATTCAGACCAAGGTTTTCCTCTCTACACTCAAATCCAGGACACACATTTCATTTCCCCACAGTACGGCTCTAAGTCACCGTCATTGCTTTTTATCCCCCGTTAAACCCCTCAGCTCAGTTCTGGACAGGATCTGCTGGAGCTGGGCAGATGAGTCCCTCCCCGCATACCTCCCATCCCTTTTGAAGTTACAGAGAAGGAGGAGCTGCAGGATGGCCTCCACAGACACAGACCCTGTCAGGGGCATAGGTGGTCGGAATAACCAGAAGGCAGGTCAGAACATCCTTTACAGCCCCAGAGGCTCCATCATGACCTTTGGGTTAAGAAAGGCCCAGCGCGGGCTTTGATTCCATCAGCCAACCTCACACCTGGCTATAGGGGCAGCTATCCCCTCTTCATCAAGtggcctccccccaccacagCCGCACCCACAGCCCAGCCACAGCCTGGTGGGTGGGTCTGAAATCGCCCGCATCCGGGTGGAGAGGTGGCGGATCACACTTGGAACATGGCAGTGTAGGCCAAGTGGGAAGCCAGAACCAAGTGGAGCAAAGTGGATGGAGCTAGGCACACAGCGTTCagactgtgtgtttgtgtggcttGGACTGCGTCTCCAGGCCCTTCAGGTCAACTTTGCATACCACCCAAGAAGGGTTAGTTTTGTACTTGCACTGTCCCCAAGGCAGGGGTGACATGGAAATGACCACCACAACAGGCCTGGTCGCTTATGGTGATCTTTTAGATCTATGGAAGAGCCAGATGACCTGGAAGAGAACAGGGTTTTCTCAATCCCAACACCTTGGCTTTAAATGCTAAAAAGTCCACAAGAACTTGAAATTCAATAGAAAAGGAGGACTACCCCAGAAGCATATGGGCTCAAGGAGGAGGTAGAAAAAGGAAGGTCTGCAGGAATGTCACAGAAATTTGGAGGCTGGGGATTTCTTTAAGACTTGGCCTTACCAGTGGGGGATGGATTCACCAGAAGATGGTAGAAATCCCACTAAGTTGAGGAGGATTCTAGAACAAAAGAGGTCTTGTGTGATGTCCAGGGTGTAGCTGGGAGCCTATAATCCTTTTGAGAGATAGGACAGCAAAGGTGGTGGTAGGGGTGGTAGTGTAGGTGGGAACCCTGAGATCAGCCCCCCCAGGGACGACAAGAACCCTGGGACACTGTGCACATGTTCgggtgggtgggcagagcagggtaggctgggggctgggacaaGAAGAATGCTCTAGAGGCATCAGCAGAGCTATGGACATCAATAGACAGAGGTTGATACCCCAGGTCAGGGAGGGAAAGGCCAGCAGAGGCCAGTGAAAACAGGGGTGCCCGGGAGGAGAAGCAACCCAATCAGAGAAGGGGAGCAGCctagagagagggaagaagtgtTACAGGAAGCATTCTGAAACTACCAGGGTTTTGTCACCAGAAAAGGCTGAGTTTTGAACCCCAAATGACTGAAGTGCCTTGAATTAGGAGCCCTCAGTTTTCCATTATCAAGGGACAGAAGAGCTTTCAGTCTCTCTTCTCATCCCCAATGTGACTGGGTAAAAAGTCCATGTGGTCACCTGTGGAAAGCTGAAAGGCCTAACCTCCTCGTCAAACCCTTGCTGCCCACTGCTGGCCTGCCAAGAACCCTGGCCCCTCTCTCCAGAGAAAAGGAAGTCACTCGGATGGGGAGGGTGGATTCTCGCATTGTGACCAGTGAGGGTGTGGAGCTGAGGTTCACTGAGGTCTAGAGGGCGGGGCTCTGGGGTCTCAGAGCTCAGAGACCACATGACATGGCCCTTGCACTCGCAGATGGGGAAATGGATgtccagagaggagaggagtTGGCCCACAACCACAAAACCCCATCTCGAGCTCTTCTCCAAGTGCCGTTTCAGGGGACAATCCCCCATTTCCAGAAGGTAGCAACTGGGGTTCCAGGCCCCAGATAGAGCCACAGCCCATACCCCATTCGAAAAATGCCCAGGTTCTCCTGGGGCTGCATGCACCCTTCCACCCGGCGACCACACGAGCCATCAGTGGTGAGGTTGTGGACAGGGGACTCGGCGGCCAGTTTCTCCCGCTCTAAAAGGGGACAGTGTCCCGCATTCTGGTGGACATCACCACTAGGCACCACATATGACCCCTGCACTTCAGAGACCACTGAGGGGATGACCAGCAGTGCCCCTACCCCTGTGAGAGCCCCTCCTGTACTCACCTTTCTCTTTCAAGAAtccccagccagccacccagcAGGCCTGAGGAACTCTAGGTGGGCCCGCCCTAAATTGGGGCAGGCAGCCCGTTCCGATGAATTGCCCACAGGGAATGGGAGGGGTGATCTTCATGAGAGCGATGTCATTGTGCTCTAAACTGGGGATGTATTTCTCATGAATGATGATTTTCTCGACATATCTCTCCTGTTGAGGCGGCTTCGCTGGCTTATCGTTCCCATACACAATTTCCCTTGCTCCAAAAATCAGTCTCCAGTCATATACTTTTCTGTGGGCACAGAGGCAAGCC
The sequence above is drawn from the Zalophus californianus isolate mZalCal1 chromosome 9, mZalCal1.pri.v2, whole genome shotgun sequence genome and encodes:
- the LOC118355967 gene encoding acrosin-like is translated as MVEMLPTAVLLALAVSVVAKDNATCDAPCGLQFRQNPPGSGRIVGGQDATIGAWPWMVSLQVFTSHNNRRYHACGGTLLNSHWLLTAAHCFISKKKVYDWRLIFGAREIVYGNDKPAKPPQQERYVEKIIIHEKYIPSLEHNDIALMKITPPIPCGQFIGTGCLPQFRAGPPRVPQACWVAGWGFLKEKAYRIAPILQEARVNLIDLDLCNSTQWYNGRIRSTNVCAGYPEGKIDTCQGDSGGPLMCRDNVANTYVVVGVTSWGVGCARAKRPGVYTATWPYLNWIASKIGSNALHMAQLPTPPHPTSQAIPARQPSARPSARPPWYFQRPPQPPPSPPASRPRPRPKPPAPTPPRPLPPHAPPPITKAPQVLSFAKRLQQLTEILKGKTFSNAKGYYEMETTDLPELTAAS